From the genome of Impatiens glandulifera chromosome 9, dImpGla2.1, whole genome shotgun sequence, one region includes:
- the LOC124916090 gene encoding phenolic glucoside malonyltransferase 1-like, protein MATSNVVKVTEKCRVKQAPNLSEKLSETVATNYIPLTFFDTLWFRFPPTQRIFFYEIDQLSSDFFYNTIIPNLKNSLSLTLQHYPSLAGVVTWHPQTAKPVIRHAPDDDGVFFSVAESCANFHSLSTQDLKEAKDLHALLPEFHVSETEATVFSILVTLFPSHGFSIGYCAHHVSMDGKSNAMFLKSWSTICREGGAGSHPPELMPVLERSLIADPLDLCTIYIDHWMKTTENKRTLLPMDKKPATGLFRRTFRLAPGEIGQIKGKIKSPVSSFTAVCAYVWRCLVKAEEGDITKETVYLNINVDCRARWEPPIPANYFGNCVTYLFAKEKVASLVGDDGLVLAATAVKEAIGRLEKGVVKGAEKWLSEVSSTYRNEKVYGIAASTRFDLYGSDFGWGRPRMAELVSIDRNCSFSLCDGRDGNDVNIEIGIVLKKVQLEAFASLFAQGLQPYE, encoded by the coding sequence ATGGCGACTTCGAACGTGGTGAAAGTTACAGAGAAATGCAGGGTTAAACAGGCACCAAATCTGTCGGAGAAGCTCTCTGAAACCGTCGCTACTAATTACATTCCTCTCACATTTTTTGACACACTCTGGTTCAGATTTCCCCCGACACAACGAATCTTCTTCTACGAAATCGACCAACTATCGTCTGATTTTTTCTATAACACCATTATCCCAAACCTCAAGAACTCGCTCTCTCTCACCCTTCAACACTATCCCTCGCTTGCCGGAGTAGTTACATGGCATCCTCAAACTGCCAAGCCGGTTATCCGTCACGCTCCTGACGACGACGGCGTCTTCTTCTCAGTAGCCGAATCATGTGCAAACTTTCATTCTCTTTCCACCCAAGATTTGAAAGAAGCCAAAGATTTGCATGCCCTCTTGCCCGAATTTCATGTTTCCGAAACAGAGGCTACGGTTTTTTCTATACTAGTGACTCTGTTTCCTAGTCACGGATTCTCCATCGGCTACTGCGCCCATCACGTCTCCATGGACGGCAAGAGCAATGCCATGTTTCTAAAGTCATGGAGCACGATTTGCAGAGAAGGGGGAGCAGGATCCCATCCGCCAGAACTAATGCCGGTTCTGGAAAGATCCTTGATTGCTGACCCGTTAGATCTCTGCACAATTTACATTGATCATTGGATGAAAACGACGGAGAATAAGAGAACCCTCCTTCCAATGGATAAGAAACCGGCAACTGGGTTATTCAGGAGAACATTCCGGTTAGCTCCAGGGGAGATTGGACAAATAAAGGGGAAAATAAAGAGCCCTGTTTCTAGTTTCACGGCAGTATGTGCATACGTTTGGAGATGTCTAGTGAAAGCAGAGGAGGGGGACATAACAAAGGAGACTGTTTATCTGAATATCAACGTGGATTGTCGAGCTCGATGGGAGCCTCCGATCCCTGCAAATTACTTTGGAAACTGCGTTACTTATCTGTTTGCTAAGGAAAAAGTTGCGTCTTTGGTGGGAGATGATGGGTTGGTTTTGGCGGCGACCGCCGTTAAAGAGGCAATTGGAAGGTTGGAAAAGGGAGTTGTGAAAGGAGCGGAGAAGTGGCTTTCGGAAGTAAGTTCAACGTATAGGAATGAGAAGGTGTATGGAATTGCTGCGTCGACGAGGTTTGATCTGTATGGTTCTGATTTTGGATGGGGACGGCCGAGGATGGCGGAGTTGGTGTCCATTGATCGGAATTGTTCTTTCTCTCTTTGTGATGGTAGAGATGGAAATGACGTGAATATTGAGATTGGGATAGTGTTGAAGAAGGTTCAGTTGGAAGCTTTTGCGTCTCTTTTCGCTCAAGGGCTTCAACCATATGAATGA
- the LOC124916472 gene encoding phenolic glucoside malonyltransferase 2-like — protein MAMATLNVVKVTEKCRIKQAPNSESEKLSNETVVTYNYIPLTFFDTMWLTFPPTQRIFFYEIDQLSSDFFYNTIIPNLKNSLSLTLQHYPSLAGVVTWHPQTAKPVIRHAPDDDGVFFSVAESCANFHSLSTHDLKEAKDLHALLPEFHVSETESTVFSILVTLFPSHGFSIGYCAHHVSMDGKSNAMFLKSWSTICRDGGAGSHPPELMPVLERSLIADPLDIIKIYVDHWMKTTENKRSLIPMDIKPATGLFRRTFRLTPGEIGQIKGKIKIPVSSYTAVCAYVWRCLVKAEEGDITKETVSLTIVVDCRSRLEPPIPANYFGNCVTYLFAKEKVVSLVGDDGLVLAATAVKEAIGRLEKGSVVKGADKWLSEVSSTYRDEKVYGISASTRFDLYGSDFGWGRPRMAELVSIDRNSSFSMCDGRDGNDVNIEIGIVLKKVQIEAFASLFAQGLQPYE, from the coding sequence ATGGCCATGGCGACTTTGAACGTGGTGAAAGTAACGGAGAAATGTAGGATAAAACAGGCACCAAATTCAGAGTCGGAGAAGCTCTCTAATGAAACCGTGGTTACTTATAATTACATTCCTCTCACTTTTTTTGACACAATGTGGTTAACATTCCCCCCAACGCAACGAATCTTCTTCTACGAAATCGACCAACTATCTTCCGACTTTTTCTATAACACCATTATCCCTAACCTCAAGAATTCGCTCTCTCTCACCCTTCAACACTATCCATCTCTTGCCGGAGTAGTTACATGGCATCCTCAAACTGCCAAGCCGGTTATCCGTCACGCTCCTGACGACGACGGCGTCTTCTTCTCAGTAGCCGAATCATGTGCAAACTTTCATTCTCTTTCCACCCACGATCTGAAAGAAGCGAAAGATTTGCATGCCCTCTTGCCCGAATTTCATGTTTCCGAAACAGAGTCTACGGTTTTTTCTATACTAGTGACTCTGTTTCCTAGTCACGGATTCTCCATCGGCTACTGCGCCCATCACGTCTCAATGGACGGCAAGAGCAATGCCATGTTTCTAAAGTCATGGAGCACGATTTGCAGAGACGGAGGAGCAGGATCCCATCCGCCAGAACTAATGCCGGTTCTGGAAAGATCCTTGATCGCTGACCCGTTAGATATCATCAAGATTTACGTTGATCATTGGATGAAAACGACGGAGAATAAGAGAAGCCTCATTCCAATGGATATTAAACCGGCAACTGGGTTATTCAGGAGAACATTCCGGTTAACTCCAGGGGAGATTGGACAGATAAAGGGGAAAATAAAGATCCCTGTTTCTAGTTACACGGCGGTATGTGCATACGTTTGGAGATGTCTAGTGAAAGCAGAGGAGGGGGACATAACAAAGGAGACTGTTTCTCTGACTATCGTCGTGGATTGTCGATCGCGATTGGAGCCTCCTATCCCGGCGAATTACTTTGGAAACTGCGTTACTTATCTGTTTGCTAAGGAAAAGGTTGTGTCTTTGGTGGGAGATGATGGGTTGGTGTTGGCGGCAACAGCCGTTAAAGAGGCAATTGGAAGGTTGGAAAAGGGATCAGTTGTGAAAGGAGCGGATAAGTGGCTTTCGGAAGTAAGTTCAACGTATAGGGATGAGAAGGTGTATGGAATTTCTGCGTCGACGAGGTTTGATCTGTATGGTTCTGATTTTGGATGGGGACGGCCGAGGATGGCGGAGTTGGTGTCCATTGATCGGAATAGTTCTTTCTCTATGTGCGATGGTAGAGATGGAAATGACGTGAATATTGAGATTGGGATAGTGTTGAAGAAGGTCCAGATAGAAGCTTTTGCGTCTCTTTTTGCTCAAGGGCTTCAACCATATGAATGA
- the LOC124916091 gene encoding methyl jasmonate esterase 1-like: protein MGDKKEKHFVLIHGACHGAWCWYKVIASLKEAGHHRVTALDMAAGGIDPSPVEAVSTLHDYFRPLLDFMASLPSGEKVVLVGHSMGGMGISLAMEKFPHKISVAIFLAAVMPGPNLDYPSIFYEVFMAILLIEQFNKAMGKEGWMDSSYKFNNGKENPPTSMLFGPFFMSSQLYNLSPLEDLSLAHLLVRHFPMVGNDESSDTVILTEEKYGSVNRVYVIGEHELVYKQEFVKWMIEKNPVRQIMTISAADHMIMFSNPLDLCKCLQEIAAHHNI, encoded by the exons ATGGGAGACAAGAAAGAGAAGCACTTTGTGTTAATTCACGGAGCTTGCCATGGAGCATGGTGCTGGTACAAGGTCATAGCCTCACTCAAAGAAGCCGGCCACCATCGTGTCACCGCCCTTGACATGGCCGCCGGCGGTATCGACCCCTCTCCGGTGGAGGCCGTGTCTACCTTGCATGACTACTTTCGACCGCTGCTAGATTTCATGGCGTCTTTGCCCTCCGGCGAGAAGGTGGTTCTAGTGGGCCATAGCATGGGTGGGATGGGCATTTCATTAGCTATGGAGAAATTCCCTCACAAAATATCAGTTGCCATTTTCCTTGCTGCTGTTATGCCTGGCCCAAATTTGGATTACCCCTCCATCTTTTATGAg GTATTTATGGCGATCCTTTTAATTGAACAGTTCAATAAAGCAATGGGGAAGGAAGGATGGATGGACAGTTCATACAAGTTCAACAATGGAAAAGAGAATCCACCCACTTCAATGCTTTTTGGCCCCTTttttatgtcatctcaattGTACAATCTATCACCACTTGAG GACTTGAGTCTTGCACATTTGTTGGTGAGACATTTTCCTATGGTGGGTAATGATGAATCATCTGATACGGTCATCCTCACTGAGGAAAAGTATGGATCAGTTAATCGTGTGTACGTGATAGGTGAGCATGAGCTTGTCTACAAACAAGAATTTGTGAAGTGGATGATCGAAAAGAATCCTGTGCGTCAGATTATGACAATCTCAGCTGCTGACCACATGATCATGTTCTCTAATCCCTTGGATTTATGCAAATGCTTGCAGGAGATTGCAGCCCACCACAATATTTAG